Genomic DNA from Patescibacteria group bacterium:
TAGATGTTGATACTCGTGCAGCTGCAGAACGTATCTTTGCCGACCGAAAGGCCAACACGACCAGAGACGATGAACCCGAATATCAAACAGTCGAAGAAGTGGAAAAAGCCATCACCGACCGGCTAAAAAGCGACCAATCGCGTTATAAAAAGTGGTACAACATAGACTTCCTAGACAAGAGCAATTACGACCTAGTTATTGATACTACCCATATTCCGGCTTCTGAAACGCTGGGAAAAGTCCTTGACGCGGTTCAGAATCTCCGCTAAACTCCCGCCCGTATGACCGAAGCAGAAATGAATCTAATTGTCCCCGGTGCCGTCCTTAAAGTCCACGAGAAGATCGAGGACGTGAACGGTAAGGGTGAAAAGCGCGAGCGCGTGCAGATTTTTGAGGGCCTAGTCCTCGGAGTTCGCGGTGCCAGCACGTCTAAGACCTTCACTATCCGCAAGGAAACTGATGGCTTTGGTGTAGAAAAGATTTTCCCAGTCTCCTCCCCAAACCTGGTGAAGATTGAATCCATGAAAGTCTTCAAAGTCCGCCGAGCCAAGCTCCAGTTCGTGAAAGACTTTGACCGCAAGTTCAAAGAAGTGAAGAAAGTTAAAGTAGCAGTAAAGTAAAACAAAAACTTCCGCCTGAGGCGGAAGTTTTTGTTTTTACGAGCTATCAGCGCTAGCCTTCTGTTAGGCACTGATTATTAGTTATACCGGTAATGAAATTAACTATAGTCCCATAAACTGGTACGTAATCAACCGCCGAAGCTATTCCTGACGGCACGTAAAAACCGCATTTCTTACCAATAGCCTTTGCAACTCCGCATGGATCAGTTTCACAGACTTTGGCAGCATGAGAATAATCATATGATTCCACGCTGCTGATAGCCACTGCATTATAGCTGAGGAGGTCGGCTTTTGGGCGATAAATATTTACCTTATCATAGGCAGAACATGGATTTTCGGCGGTAACGTCCGATTGCACTGTCTTGCAGTCAATGTAAGTAGGGTTCAGACTTCCCGGAGTGAATGCAGATACGCACACACTAGTCCCCAAATATCCGCCGTCATCAAACGAGCAGAAGTATTTATGGTTATCGTCTTTGTCACTTGTATCGGCTACTTTAAGGGCCGCGGAACAGGAAGCATCGCTTGGTGTCAGACCTTCGGTGGCAGTTATTGTATTAATGTTCGGACACAATATGCAACTCATTTTACTGCCGGAACCCATACAGGCACCGCCATCAAAACAATGACTATACTGACATTTATCCCCCACTTTCCAATTTGTATTTTTAACCTCTAGCTTAACATTATCAATGCTCTGAATAACGCCCTCTTTACCGCAAACCTTCTCAGCTGACGCATTAATATCAAAGCCATTATCCTCCAGGTACTCACATGAAGCGTTTGGGTCTATAAGGATAATTCGCTTGATGAGAGGGGTGCGAAGAGCAATAAGATTTACCAGTCTGGGATCAAGAAGAGAGGCTATGGCGTAAGCAGACAAGAGAAGCACTAGGCCAATGAGAGCGTTTGAAATACGTGTTTTTGCCTTATCCAGTCTCTTAGAATTACCGCCCGCCACTACATATTCAAGACCGCCAACCATGATCATGACAACCGCAATCAAGGACATGGCAGGCAGAAGAAACTGATAGGCCAAGGCTAGATACTCATGAAAACCTAACACGGTAGTACGGCCAAGGATCGGAACGTTCAAGTTAACCCCGGTAGCTGGGGCAAAACAATAACCTCTGGCTTCTCTGTTTTTAGTCTCAGTGCAGTTAATATTCTGGCCGGCCCAGGTGCCAGGTTTGGGCGCTCCGTTGCGATCAGTCGCGTATTCGGCACACTCCTTTTCCGTCCAACATTTACCATCATTGTCTGGCAACGGTTGACCGGCAGCGAAACAACCAATGGGGGTCAGTTTTCTCTCGTTACATAGAGAGGAACATTCGGCCATGGTTTGCTTAGTCCCAGAATTGACCGCTCCATGAGCGTCACTTCCACAATAGCACTGGCATGACCCAGCGGCTGGTGGTACTTGAGCAGAAACTTTCGGCAACGAAAAAACTAACGACTGGAAACAAAGTGCCAAGAGTAAACTAATTTTGCAAAAATGCCTGGAGAACTTCTTTAAAAATTGCATAGGGTACCGCGCCTTCTACTTTAACGCCGTTTACAAAAAATGTTGGAGTGCCAATAACGCTGGCGTTCACGCCGTCGGTCAGGTCAGTTTGGACTTCATTAGTATACTTCCCGCTCGTGAGACATGTCTTAAAAGTATCCGCATTCAAGTCCAAGCCTTCGGCTAAACCAATCAGCTTATCCTGAGTTAGCTCGCTCTGGCGGGCAAAAATAGCATCATGAAACTCCCAAAATTTGCCCTGCTCAGCCGCGCACTCCCCCGCTTGAGCTGCGAGCGTAGCACCCGGGTGCAGTTCGTCGAGCGGGAAATCTCGATAGATGAAACGTACCGTATCCGGAAACTCTTTGGCTAGCGCTCGCACAACGTAATTCTCTTCGGCGGAAAACGGGCAGCCAAAATCAGCAAACTCGACCACCGTTACCTTTGCCGTCTGTGAACCGAGTGTCGGATCGTCAGAACTCGCCAGAACCCCGCTTCCAGGAGCCTGCCCGGCTAATGCCTTTAAACTTTCCAGGCGAACAGCGGTTGAGCCATACCGCAGCCTACTCAAATCCACCGTGCCGTGTTTGATCTGCTGAGCGTAGGTAAAAACACGCCAAGAGAAAACAAAAAGAAGGATAAGTACTATCCCTACCCCAATGGTTGCAATGACCTTTTCGGTCCGACTACCCGGCTCTTCCATACCCACATAGGATAGCATGCTTAACCTTTACGAATTTAGGCAGGTTTGGTAGCATAGGCAGTAATATGATTCTCAACATTGCCCAACTGGTACTCTCAATTCTCCTCACCGCCGCGATTCTTATGCAGGCGCGCGGAAGCGGAGCTGGAATTGCCTTTGGCGGAGATGGCAACGTTTATCGCACTCGCCGTGGCGTAGAAAAGAAGCTCCATGCTGCCACCGTAGTTATTGCTATACTGTTCCTAGCCGTTGCACTTGCCAACGTTTTGCTTTCAATCTAGACCGTCAGGTTTCAGGTATCAGGTTCTCTTCTCCATATTCCCAAAATCGCCTTTTCTAATTTGTTTTCCAAAAAAAACCGGGATGCTAAATCCCGGGGGACTAGTCGTACCTTTGCCAGTCCGGATGCTGAAACCCTAGCCCGAAAAGAAATTCTTTCCGTTAAACCAGCTAGACGGTTACCGTCCGTGAGCCAGTGGAAGCATCTCCCAAAGTTTTTAAGTCTAAGTGAAAAACGGGTGGCGCTTGGTGCGCTGACTATTGCTCTCTTGGCCGGCACCGCCCTTGGGCTCAGGTTCCTGTCTGCTCACCAGTCGCTCTCGCCAGCCGTTGGCGGCAGCTATACAGAAGGACTCGTTGGCACTCCCGCACTCATTAACCCGCTCTACGCTTCGGCTAGCGACGTGGACAATGATTTAGCTCATCTCATGTATTCCGGGCTCATGCGATTTGATCCCCAAGATGGACTGGGAACTGATTTAGCTTCCTCATATACAGTTTCGCCTGACGGAAAATCATACACTTTTGTTCTTCGTGATGGCGTTCGTTTTCATAACGGCGATTCATTCTCAAGCGAAGACGTAGCCTTTACTTTTCGTGCCATTCAAAATCCAGAATACGGCAGCACGCTGGCCCCAACCTTTGCTGGAGTCACAATTGATACTCCAGATGCCCGAACAGTAACTTTTACCCTACCGGAAGCCTCCTCAGCTTTCCTCGGAAACATGACCGTTGGTATTTTACCGGCAGGCGTTTGGTCAGATATCCCGAGCATGAATGCTAAGCTGACCATCCTCTCGCTCGAACCAATCGGCACAGGCCCGTATAAGTTCGAAAAACTGACCAAGGATAGCCGAGGAACCCTTCGCAGTATGACGCTCGTGCGTAACAAACAGTACTACAGAGGTGTACCGTTTATTGATTCGCTTCAATTCAAATTTGCTGGCTCAGCTGACGAGTTAGCTAATCTGTTACGCAATAAAAACATCGAGGGAGCGGTGACCGTACCTTTCTCTGAGGCCCCTAAATTTACCTCTGACAGATCTTTCCAAGTGCTCCAGCCGCTCATCCCCCAGTACACAGCCGCCTTCTTTAATCTGAAATCCACAGGCCCGATCGGGGATAGCAACGTCAGAAAAGGACTTGATCTTGGGCTTGACCGACAAGCTGTTATCACCAAAGCCCTGGTAACTAAAGCACTTCCTCTAAACTCTCCGCTCGTGACCGGCATGCCGGGAGCGAACACAACCGGTGCCGGTAGCTTTGACTTAGCAGCAGCTGATGCGGCTCTGGAAGCTAGCGGTTATAAAAAACCGGAAGGCGGAGGCACTCGCGTTAAAGGAACTACGGCTCTGACTCTTAACGTAGCTTTTGCTAATACCACAGAACTAAATTCCGTTGCCACTGAACTCAAACGCCAATGGGAACTCCTGGGAGCAAGTGTTAATCTTGAGGCAAAAAGTGCTGATTCGCTCCAGACCGATATACTACGAAACAGAAATTTTGATGTACTCCTGACCGGCGAACTATATGGCGCTTTCCGTGATCCATACCCCTACTGGCATTCTTCCCAATCAACCTACCCAGGACTTAACATCACGCAACTGGTGAATAGGTCAGCGGATGAGGCGATGAGCATAATTCGTTCAACCACGGATGAAACTAAACGAGCTGAAAGTTACGCCGCCTTTGCCAAAGTCCTGGCCGATCAACACGTAGCCGCTTTTCTCTACGAGCCGTCGTACGTATACCTAACCAGTAAATCGATCAAAGGCGTTGACTTGCCTGTGGTAAACTTGCCGGCGGATAGATTCGCGGATATAAACGAGTGGTATATCAAGACAAAACGGGTCCTCAAGAAGTAAGAACGTTGACGAAAAGCGGAAGAAATGATAGTGTACTTTCTTCTTAGGAGTGAGGATTCGTGCGGGCGTGGCGGAATTGGTATACGCGTAGGTCTCAGAAGCCTATGCCAGTAATGGCTTGAGAGTTCGAGTCTCTCCGCCCGCACCACCAGTAACTTGTTCGAACATAACTGCTCGCAGTTGATTCTCTCGAAACCCTTCGAGGGAGCCGACTGTCAGGAGTGAAGCATTTATTCTTTAACTTTTCATTCGACAGTTTGATTTATGGGAAATTTTAAACCCAATACGTTCCGGGCTGCGCCACCTCAGAAGAGTGCACCACCACGTGGACGAAAACCGTTCCCGGAAACAGCGACAACTTCTCGCCCGGTAACTGCGCAGCCAGAAAAATCCATGACCCTCACCTCCCCCACGGGAGATCAGGTGCGTGTCATGGTGCTTGGCGGACTTGAGGAAGTGGGACGCAACTGTACCCTCATTGAGTACAAAGATGACATCATCATTGTTGACCTCGGCCTGCAGTTCCCCGATGAAGACATGCCTGGCGTGGACTACATCATCCCGAACATGACCTATCTCCGCGGAAAGGAGAAGAATGTACGCGGCGTGATCATCACGCACGGTCACTATGACCACATTGGTGCTATTCCACACGTAGTCCAGAACATTGGCAATCCTACGGTGTACGCACTCCCTGTGGCTGCCGGCATTATCAAGAAGCGTCAGACGGACTTCCCTACCTCTACGGTAAACGTGAAGACTATTGCGATCACCACTGAACTACAGCTTGGTGCTTTCAAGGTGCATTTCTTCCACATTAACCACAACATTCCAGACTCAGCGGGTATCGTCATCGAGACTCCAGCTGGCGTCATCTGTCACACCGGCGACTGGAAGTATGACTTCCACCCGGTTGGCGCGCCTCCGGCTGACTTTCACAAGATGGCTCGTTTGGGCGAAGCTGGCGTCACTCTTCTCATGGGCGACTCCACTAATGCTGACCGCCATGGCCACCAGAAGTCCGAGAAGATTATCGGCGAAGAGCTGTACTCGATTCTCGAGAAGGCGAAAGGCCGCGTTATTGTCGGCACCTTCGCTTCCCTTCTCTCCCGCGTAAAGCAGCTCATGGAAATTTCCGAAAAGCTTGGTCGCAAGATCGCGCTCGACGGTTACTCCATGAAGACGAACGTAGAAATTGCGAAGGAGCTCGGTTACATCCAGGTGAACGAAAAGTCCATCATCCCGATTGAAGAAGCGAACAACCTCCCACCAGAAAAAGTAACAATTATTTGTACTGGCGCTCAGGGCGAAAAGCGTGCTGCACTTTCCAGAATCGCTAATGATGAGCATCGTTTCATTCGCGTCGATCGCGAAGACACGGTTATCTTCTCAAGCTCGGTCATTCCGGGTAACGAGGCCTCTGTTCAGCGTTTGAAGGACACGTTCTACCGCAAGCGCGCTCGCGTGATCCACAAGGATCTTATGGATGTGCACGCTGGTGGCCACGCCATGAAAGAGGATATTAAGCTCATGCTCTCCCTCTTCAAGCCAAAGTACTACATGCCAATTGAAGGCAACCATTTCTTGCTCCGCGAGAACGCAGAAGTTGCGTACTCCATGGGCTGGAAAGAGGAAAACGTCTTCGTGGCTGACAACGGCCAGGTGGTAACCCTGGCGAAAGGTGCTGACGGCGTAAGCCACGCTGCACTTACCCCAGAGAAAGTCCCGTCGGATTACGTCTTCGTAGACGGTCTCGGCGTGGGCGATGTTTCCCAGGTAGTTCTCCGCGATCGCCAGGCGCTTGCCGAAGATGGCATGCTCGTGGTCATTGCGCAGTTCGACAAAAAGGCCGGTACTCTGACCCAAACGCCAGATATGGTCAGCCGCGGCTTCCTGCACATGAAGGACAACAAGGAATTCATTGACATGACCCGCAAGACTCTTGAAGATATGATCCGCGCGCACAAGCACGGCGTACCGCTCGACCCGGATGAAATCAAAGAATTTATCCGTGAAGAGCTGGGCAAGTTCCTGTTTACCAAAACAGAACGCCGCCCGATGATCCTGCCAGTTATTATCGAGGTTTAACTTACCGCAGAAGGCGCTCGCAAGGGCGTCTTTTGCTTTTCATAGCCGAACTGCGATAAACTGCTTGGCAACTAGCCAACCATTATGCGAATTCTTACCGGCATTCAACCAACCAACATCCTCCACATTGGCAATTACTTTGGCGCTCTGAAGCCAGCGGTCGAACTCCAGAAGGAACATGACCTAACCATGCTGATCGTTGACCTGCACGCCATCACCGTCCCGCAGAACCCCATCGAGCTCAGCAATAACATTGCGTTTGCAACCGCGGCGTACCTGGCTGCGGGAATAGACCCAAAGAAGGCAACAATTGTGCAGCAGTCGAGAGTTTCTGCGCATGCGGAACTTGGCTGGATGATGTCGTGTATCGCCAAGACCGGTGAGCTAGATCGGATGACACAGTTTAAAGATAAAGCGACGGGCAAGGGCGAGAAAGTTTCCGTTGGCCTCTATACATATCCCATTTTAATGGCAGCCGACATCCTCCTGTACAACACTGATGCTGTGCCGGTTGGTGCTGATCAAAAACAACATATTGAGCTGGCACGCGACCTGGCCGAAAGATTCAACCGAGATTTCGGCGAGACGTTTGTGATTCCGAAGCCGATTATCGCTGAACATGGCGCAAAGATCTTGGCACTCGACAACCCGGAAAAGAAAATGAGCAAGAGCTCCCCCGCTCCCAAGAGTTATATTTCACTAATGGACGATGCAGATACTATTCGCAAGAAAATCCGTTCGGCGGTTACCGATTCAGAACCGACGGTACGATACGACGAAGCTCGACCAGGCGTAGCGAACCTGTTGACGATTCTCTCGCTGGTCGAAAAACGCTCGGTCTTCGCTATCGCCGATGAATATGTCGATAAGGGCATGAAGGACTTGAAGGACGACGTAGCCGAAGCATTGATTGTTCACCTCGAGCCTCTCCAAGCTGAAATCGCCGGCTACCTGAAACACCGAGATGAGCTCGAAAAGGTTATCGCGGAAGGCAGTGCTCGAGGAGCCCTAATTGCAGGAGCAAACGTGGAAAACGTGAAGGTAAAAATGGGTCTAAAGTTAGCATAATAATAGCATTTTTAGGTTGACAAACAGCCCAAAAAGTGCTATTATTGTTATTGTGTTTACGATGAATAGTTGTCTTCACACCCACCGGAAAGGCATCTCGCCTTTTCAACCCTCACTTCCTACCTTGAGGTTTCAATGTCTTCGAAAATCGTGAATGGGTTCCTCGTCATGGTCACCATTTGTGGCCTGCTCGGTCTGGCTGTTCTCTGTACCACAGAGGGCATCAAGTTCGATGGCGAGATGCTTCTGCTCGCGCTCGCGATCATCTGCATCCCGGCCTACCTGTCGACGCTCCCCATCAAACAAACCGAAAACAACACCTAAGGGGGATCAATGGAGAAACATCAGGATGAACCTTTGACACTCGCTCAGTGCACCTTGGTAATGGTGATCGGCGTGCCGATCATTATGGCCGTCTGCGCCTGGGCAATTTTCTGCCTAGCAGCGGTGGTCGCGATCTTCAAGATGATCGCCATCGGAGCGCTCGGGTACATCTTCAGCGAGCCGGAGCCAATCTTCAAGCTCATGATGATCGCCGTAGTCTTCCCATTGCTGTTGATCTCGATCGTCGGGCATGAATGGAGTGCTCAAAAAAGTTAGGCTGACCCGGTGGGTTCGTCTAGACGCTCGTCTCAACTGAGGCGGGCGTTCTTCTTTTTGAAAAGCTGACGTCGGCCGAACTCGCCTTCTTCTTTGAAGGGGGCTTCTTTTATCTGAGCGAAATTATTGACCACTTTCATTCCAAGATGTAGTATTCTGAAGCTCATAACGAGCAACCCAGTGAGGTTCCCCAGATGATCCACGCCAGCAGTCGTACCATCTCCCTCGATTCCCGCGACCTCAGGAAGCCCCGCAAGCGCGAATCGCGTCGCCCGAAACCCCCGCACGGCCAACGCCGTCTGGACCCGCTCAACGAGACCCTCTCGTCCACGGCCGCCAGCGCGCTCACCCTCGATGACCGCGTGTTCCTCTTTGCCCTCTCGGCCCGGAGCAGCTGCCGTGGACCCATGCGCGCACATGGCGCCTTCAAGAAGAAGGGCAATGGCAGCGAAATCAAAGAGCCGAAGCGCACGGAAGAACTCCTCGCGCACCGCAAAAAGGGCCGAGCCACGCTGTCCCAAGCGATCGAGTTCATCGACCAGCTGCGGACTCCGGCGGCGCGCCTGGAAGTCCTCACCGTCTTCCTCGGGAGCATGTCCCAGTTCATGGGAACGGCGAACGGCGAGAAGATGCTCGTGAAGCAGATGATGGCGGGCGCCAGCGTGATCCGCCAGTTCCTCTCGGAAATCACTGCTCTCAAGGAAAATCCTGTCGAACTCATGAAGAAGACGAGCAAGTCCGCCGTCCTCGACATGTTCGAAGGTGCCCTCCCCTCGGCCTAGAGCCGAGAGATCATGACCCGTGTACCCGTCAGTCCGAACTCCTCTCGGGCCGGCGGGTACTTCTTTTTATTGACCGTATCGCCTTTTTGGTGTACCGTCGGCGTGCGTTTCTACCTCCCGGTAGGGGCGTTTTCCCAAGAACAGTATTCTTCCCCGCTTGAGGTGCCGCATGGCTCGTTCCCCCGATACGTTCAAACCGCGTCCTGTCCTGGCTCCGCCGCCTACGCCCAGCCAGCGACCCTACAAGTTCGCTCACCCGGTCGATACGTCCTGGACTGAAGCTGATCGACGGCGCGATCGAATCCGCCACGGTCTCCCGGCCAACCGGAACCTCGACGAAGAGATGCCCGTGAAGAACTACAGCGATCTGGGGCACATCGATGACCGGCTGAAGATCATGCTCGAAAGCGTGAAAAACGGCCTCGGCTTCGAGAACCGCTACCACAAGCTGGCGATCTACTCGTTCGTGCTCGGTGCCAACGCCGCAGTCCACGGAAATGAACAGCTGAA
This window encodes:
- a CDS encoding 50S ribosomal protein L19: MTEAEMNLIVPGAVLKVHEKIEDVNGKGEKRERVQIFEGLVLGVRGASTSKTFTIRKETDGFGVEKIFPVSSPNLVKIESMKVFKVRRAKLQFVKDFDRKFKEVKKVKVAVK
- a CDS encoding pilin — protein: MAECSSLCNERKLTPIGCFAAGQPLPDNDGKCWTEKECAEYATDRNGAPKPGTWAGQNINCTETKNREARGYCFAPATGVNLNVPILGRTTVLGFHEYLALAYQFLLPAMSLIAVVMIMVGGLEYVVAGGNSKRLDKAKTRISNALIGLVLLLSAYAIASLLDPRLVNLIALRTPLIKRIILIDPNASCEYLEDNGFDINASAEKVCGKEGVIQSIDNVKLEVKNTNWKVGDKCQYSHCFDGGACMGSGSKMSCILCPNINTITATEGLTPSDASCSAALKVADTSDKDDNHKYFCSFDDGGYLGTSVCVSAFTPGSLNPTYIDCKTVQSDVTAENPCSAYDKVNIYRPKADLLSYNAVAISSVESYDYSHAAKVCETDPCGVAKAIGKKCGFYVPSGIASAVDYVPVYGTIVNFITGITNNQCLTEG
- a CDS encoding DsbA family protein, encoding MLSYVGMEEPGSRTEKVIATIGVGIVLILLFVFSWRVFTYAQQIKHGTVDLSRLRYGSTAVRLESLKALAGQAPGSGVLASSDDPTLGSQTAKVTVVEFADFGCPFSAEENYVVRALAKEFPDTVRFIYRDFPLDELHPGATLAAQAGECAAEQGKFWEFHDAIFARQSELTQDKLIGLAEGLDLNADTFKTCLTSGKYTNEVQTDLTDGVNASVIGTPTFFVNGVKVEGAVPYAIFKEVLQAFLQN
- the secG gene encoding preprotein translocase subunit SecG encodes the protein MILNIAQLVLSILLTAAILMQARGSGAGIAFGGDGNVYRTRRGVEKKLHAATVVIAILFLAVALANVLLSI
- a CDS encoding peptide ABC transporter substrate-binding protein gives rise to the protein MFSKKNRDAKSRGTSRTFASPDAETLARKEILSVKPARRLPSVSQWKHLPKFLSLSEKRVALGALTIALLAGTALGLRFLSAHQSLSPAVGGSYTEGLVGTPALINPLYASASDVDNDLAHLMYSGLMRFDPQDGLGTDLASSYTVSPDGKSYTFVLRDGVRFHNGDSFSSEDVAFTFRAIQNPEYGSTLAPTFAGVTIDTPDARTVTFTLPEASSAFLGNMTVGILPAGVWSDIPSMNAKLTILSLEPIGTGPYKFEKLTKDSRGTLRSMTLVRNKQYYRGVPFIDSLQFKFAGSADELANLLRNKNIEGAVTVPFSEAPKFTSDRSFQVLQPLIPQYTAAFFNLKSTGPIGDSNVRKGLDLGLDRQAVITKALVTKALPLNSPLVTGMPGANTTGAGSFDLAAADAALEASGYKKPEGGGTRVKGTTALTLNVAFANTTELNSVATELKRQWELLGASVNLEAKSADSLQTDILRNRNFDVLLTGELYGAFRDPYPYWHSSQSTYPGLNITQLVNRSADEAMSIIRSTTDETKRAESYAAFAKVLADQHVAAFLYEPSYVYLTSKSIKGVDLPVVNLPADRFADINEWYIKTKRVLKK
- a CDS encoding ribonuclease J, translated to MTLTSPTGDQVRVMVLGGLEEVGRNCTLIEYKDDIIIVDLGLQFPDEDMPGVDYIIPNMTYLRGKEKNVRGVIITHGHYDHIGAIPHVVQNIGNPTVYALPVAAGIIKKRQTDFPTSTVNVKTIAITTELQLGAFKVHFFHINHNIPDSAGIVIETPAGVICHTGDWKYDFHPVGAPPADFHKMARLGEAGVTLLMGDSTNADRHGHQKSEKIIGEELYSILEKAKGRVIVGTFASLLSRVKQLMEISEKLGRKIALDGYSMKTNVEIAKELGYIQVNEKSIIPIEEANNLPPEKVTIICTGAQGEKRAALSRIANDEHRFIRVDREDTVIFSSSVIPGNEASVQRLKDTFYRKRARVIHKDLMDVHAGGHAMKEDIKLMLSLFKPKYYMPIEGNHFLLRENAEVAYSMGWKEENVFVADNGQVVTLAKGADGVSHAALTPEKVPSDYVFVDGLGVGDVSQVVLRDRQALAEDGMLVVIAQFDKKAGTLTQTPDMVSRGFLHMKDNKEFIDMTRKTLEDMIRAHKHGVPLDPDEIKEFIREELGKFLFTKTERRPMILPVIIEV
- the trpS gene encoding tryptophan--tRNA ligase, whose amino-acid sequence is MRILTGIQPTNILHIGNYFGALKPAVELQKEHDLTMLIVDLHAITVPQNPIELSNNIAFATAAYLAAGIDPKKATIVQQSRVSAHAELGWMMSCIAKTGELDRMTQFKDKATGKGEKVSVGLYTYPILMAADILLYNTDAVPVGADQKQHIELARDLAERFNRDFGETFVIPKPIIAEHGAKILALDNPEKKMSKSSPAPKSYISLMDDADTIRKKIRSAVTDSEPTVRYDEARPGVANLLTILSLVEKRSVFAIADEYVDKGMKDLKDDVAEALIVHLEPLQAEIAGYLKHRDELEKVIAEGSARGALIAGANVENVKVKMGLKLA